A stretch of the Conger conger chromosome 3, fConCon1.1, whole genome shotgun sequence genome encodes the following:
- the LOC133123686 gene encoding V-set domain-containing T-cell activation inhibitor 1-like yields MIILIFIVSGLIILILSLAFTGSQTPFVDTPGAPAVGNVGEDVRLGCRFRPSGPGAEPADAVSVTWERAGLSGVVFRYRNRAAQLQDQNPRFRDRAQIFPGLLPSGNASLLLRRVELRDAGLYRCSVSAPSGRGTVSVRLRVAAYSPLSFTLKEQNLTAEAQRWYPKPSVSWSDHEGRPLNASRRFFNNSAGIFRVVTTLLDPVRYDDTYTCLISNDLVTSVSPATVTERGVTARTYFTFNPSPPLMPLHLVFIAPLHLGAYYLLT; encoded by the exons ATGATCATCCTCATTTTCATCGTCAGTGGATTAATCATTCTGATTCTGTCCCTTGCGTTTACAG GATCCCAGACTCCCTTTGTGGACACTCCGGGCGCTCCTGCGGTTGGGAATGTCGGTGAGGACGTCCGGCTGGGCTGCAGGTTCCGGCCCTCGGGCCCCGGGGCCGAGCCGGCCGACGCCGTGTCCGTCACCTGGGAGAGGGCGGGGCTTAGCGGGGTGGTGTTCCGCTACCGGAACCGAGCCGCCCAGCTGCAGGACCAGAACCCGCGCTTCCGTGACCGCGCCCAGATCTTCCCAGGACTGCTCCCTTCCGGGAACGCCTCCCTGCTCCTCCGGCGCGTGGAGCTCAGGGACGCGGGCCTGTACCGCTGCAGCGTGAGCGCCCCTAGTGGCCGGGGGACTGTGAGCGTGCGCCTCCGAGtggctg CGTATTCCCCTCTGAGCTTCACCCTGAAAGAGCAGAACCTGACTGCGGAGGCACAGAGGTGGTACCCCAAACCCAGTGTCAGCTGGTCTGACCACGAGGGGCGGCCCTTGAACGCAAGCAGGCGCTTCTTCAACAACTCAGCGGGTATATTCCGCGTGGTGACGACTCTGCTCGATCCGGTCCGGTATGACGACACCTACACCTGCCTCATCAGCAACGACCTGGTCACCTCCGTCTCCCCAGCAACAGTGACAG AAAGAGGAGTAACGGCCAGGACGTACTTCACCTttaacccctcacccccactgaTGCCCCTACACCTGGTCTTCATCGCTCCTCTTCACCTGGGGGCATACTACCTGCTCACCTGA